A single genomic interval of Rubripirellula reticaptiva harbors:
- a CDS encoding RidA family protein, which produces MSNEARLSELNIVLPPSPKPIGLYKPLVIAGNLAYLSGHGPLKPDKKLITGRLGLDMDVEAGYDAARMTGMAILATLQTHLGSLDRVKRLVKLLGLVRCSDSFDQQPAVINGCSELFRDVFGEENGVAARSAMGTNALPAGMAVEIEAIFEIEV; this is translated from the coding sequence ATGAGCAACGAAGCCCGACTGAGCGAACTGAACATCGTATTGCCACCGTCACCAAAGCCCATTGGTCTGTACAAACCACTCGTGATTGCTGGCAATTTGGCCTATCTGTCCGGACACGGACCGCTGAAACCTGACAAAAAGTTGATCACCGGTCGGCTGGGATTGGACATGGACGTCGAAGCTGGTTACGACGCGGCACGGATGACCGGGATGGCGATCTTGGCGACCTTGCAAACACATCTCGGCAGCCTCGACCGAGTCAAGCGACTGGTCAAGTTGCTCGGTCTTGTCCGATGCAGCGATAGTTTTGACCAGCAACCTGCAGTCATCAACGGATGTAGCGAATTGTTTCGCGACGTGTTCGGTGAAGAAAACGGTGTTGCCGCCCGCAGCGCCATGGGCACCAACGCGTTGCCGGCCGGCATGGCAGTAGAAATCGAAGCGATTTTCGAAATCGAAGTCTGA
- a CDS encoding TadE family protein, whose amino-acid sequence MLFSLTPTRRRRRCDARRSGIATIEFAIVLPVLLTLTIGTIDVCSVMFLKESAVLAAYEGARQGVGRGRTNADVTTRVQEFLDERNVQYDAGVCTFSSPGFESAATLENVTVTVNVPTAGNLLIPTDRFADLIVSASCTMRKEYENLNN is encoded by the coding sequence ATGTTGTTTTCACTCACTCCTACACGTCGTCGCCGTCGTTGTGACGCTCGCCGAAGTGGCATTGCGACGATCGAATTCGCAATCGTGTTGCCGGTGTTGCTCACATTGACGATCGGTACCATCGACGTTTGTTCGGTGATGTTCTTGAAAGAGTCGGCAGTGCTTGCTGCTTACGAGGGCGCTCGTCAAGGCGTTGGCCGTGGGCGAACAAATGCCGATGTGACCACACGTGTCCAAGAGTTTTTGGACGAACGAAATGTTCAGTACGACGCCGGCGTTTGCACGTTCAGTTCGCCTGGTTTCGAGTCGGCCGCAACGCTTGAAAACGTCACCGTCACCGTGAATGTGCCAACGGCGGGGAACCTGTTGATTCCCACCGATCGATTCGCGGATCTGATTGTGTCAGCGAGTTGCACGATGCGCAAAGAGTACGAAAACCTTAACAACTAA
- a CDS encoding TadE/TadG family type IV pilus assembly protein — translation MPHPLHPKRRARSHRRRGLSRLGVSSVEFAIIANILLLIILTCMEFARMNMVRNLSQDAAYYAARVAIVPGATSEEAVNEASRIMGSLLNNGYEVNVSSIGTDSTSVTVTVTVDMGEVALFAPFFLPTSDLSSTVRMRTERYDGFYEQ, via the coding sequence ATGCCTCATCCCCTTCACCCCAAACGACGTGCGCGAAGCCATCGCCGGCGAGGTCTATCTCGGCTAGGGGTGTCGTCGGTTGAGTTTGCGATCATCGCCAACATTTTGTTGCTTATCATTTTGACGTGTATGGAATTTGCACGCATGAACATGGTTCGCAACCTCAGCCAAGATGCGGCGTACTATGCGGCTCGTGTTGCGATTGTTCCCGGCGCAACATCGGAAGAAGCCGTCAACGAAGCGAGTCGCATCATGGGATCGCTCTTGAACAATGGCTATGAAGTTAACGTTTCGTCAATCGGTACTGATTCAACATCGGTGACGGTGACGGTAACGGTGGATATGGGTGAAGTTGCATTGTTCGCACCGTTCTTTTTGCCAACGTCAGACCTTTCGTCGACTGTGCGAATGCGAACCGAACGCTATGACGGTTTTTACGAACAGTAG